The proteins below come from a single Uloborus diversus isolate 005 chromosome 10, Udiv.v.3.1, whole genome shotgun sequence genomic window:
- the LOC129231108 gene encoding hexosaminidase D-like, translating to MVVTTQNLMYMMWINCWRRKYFIATGCVVWIFFYLYIHYSVDSGDEQGSDGLNVKYPVNIHSSHSNQFLAKLSSKRMKPPTTESPTPSNKEFTMSPALIEPWPILQFSKFFKTRANTDAEVVDKRKKSIREKYVEQGIKPTSFVVRSRPKFVSAPVNVTLTIPPKFPAFVPPLRLVHFDLKGAPPKISFFKSIFPLIRQAGANGILMEYEDTFPFWGNLSNIATSTSYKKNELRYILELAKNNKLKVIPLVQTFGHLEFVLKLEEFKHLREVEDIPQSLCPTNNGSLKLVKNMIDQIMSLHPDSQWLHIGSDEVYQLGHCSRCSRYERNSLFLAYVKKVAKYVREKHNVTPIIWDDMLRHTTVAELKKYEMGKLVEPMAWSYVEDVYLFLPSSLWEKYGEVFPYMWTASAFKGAFGETLTVPDAKRHLENNKAWLTVMREQNSTFKGFRGIALTGWQRYDHFASLCELLPAAIPSLILNLLTVSKGRFDYEVFPKMQELLECSSRMHYHLDLDHDPSMWKALGVCFFPGSSVFRITLRHYDVTKSLDKYIYDITVHKGWMTEYNVNHNFSSPLRVNEMLRDFSYYNSSLQMLQEAAVRALREVYDDDTVSEWIELNIYPYVKKMNEIWKHGLKLKKYQTWPRRPLARLISLPAKSNVDLGFVTS from the coding sequence ATGGTAGTGACTACTCAAAACTTAATGTATATGATGTGGATCAACTGTTGGCGTCGAAAGTACTTTATAGCCACTGGCTGTGTTGTCTGGATCTTCTTCTACCTTTACATCCACTACTCTGTTGACTCAGGAGATGAACAAGGGTCTGATGGTCTCAACGTCAAATATCCGGTCAACATTCATTCATCGCACTCGAATCAGTTCTTAGCCAAGTTAAGCTCTAAACGTATGAAACCACCAACTACAGAGTCTCCTACACCTTCAAACAAAGAGTTTACAATGAGTCCAGCATTGATAGAACCGTGGCCAATCCTacagttttctaaattttttaaaactcgtGCCAATACAGATGCTGAAGTGGTAGACAAAAGGAAGAAATCTATCAGAGAGAAATATGTAGAGCAAGGAATAAAGCCAACTTCTTTCGTAGTGAGATCTAGACCTAAATTTGTTAGTGCACCAGTCAATGTGACATTAACTATTCCACCAAAATTTCCAGCTTTCGTTCCACCGCTAAGGTTAGTTCATTTCGACCTGAAAGGTGCACCaccaaaaatatcatttttcaaatccATCTTTCCACTGATAAGGCAAGCTGGTGCAAATGGGATACTGATGGAATATGAAGATACTTTTCCGTTCTGGGGTAACTTGTCAAATATAGCAACAAGTACTTCTTACAAGAAGAATGAGCTGAGATATATTTTAGAGTTGGCGAAGAACAATAAATTGAAAGTTATACCTCTAGTCCAGACGTTTGGCCATTTGGAGTTCGTTCTCAAGCTTGAAGAATTTAAGCACTTACGAGAGGTAGAAGACATTCCTCAATCTCTGTGCCCTACAAATAACGGTAGTCtaaaattagtgaaaaatatgattGATCAGATAATGTCACTGCATCCAGACTCTCAATGGTTGCATATAGGAAGTGATGAAGTTTATCAATTAGGACATTGCTCAAGATGTTCCAGATATGAAcgcaatagtttatttttagcaTATGTAAAGAAAGTGGCAAAATACGTACGAGAAAAGCATAACGTAACGCCTATAATTTGGGATGATATGCTGAGACATACTACTGTAGCAGAATTGAAGAAGTATGAAATGGGGAAATTAGTTGAACCTATGGCTTGGTCCTATGTTGAAgatgtgtatttatttttaccATCCAGCCTTTGGGAGAAATATGGCGAAGTATTTCCTTATATGTGGACGGCAAGTGCTTTCAAAGGAGCATTTGGGGAAACATTAACTGTTCCTGATGCAAAACGTCACCTAGAAAACAATAAAGCCTGGTTAACCGTTATGAGAGAACAAAATAGCACTTTTAAAGGATTTCGAGGAATTGCCTTGACTGGTTGGCAAAGATATGACCACTTTGCTTCATTATGTGAGCTTTTACCAGCTGCTATACCATCGTTGATACTAAATCTTCTGACGGTATCAAAAGGCCGATTTGATTATGAAGTATTTCCGAAAATGCAAGAACTTTTAGAGTGCTCATCAAGGATGCATTATCACCTGGACTTAGATCATGATCCCAGCATGTGGAAGGCGTTGGGTGTTTGCTTTTTTCCTGGTTCATCAGTTTTCAGAATCACTCTGAGACACTATGACGTTACTAAATCTCTTGACAAATATATCTATGACATAACTGTTCACAAAGGATGGATGACAGAATATAATGTTAATCATAACTTTTCAAGTCCTTTAAGAGTCAATGAAATGCTACGAGACTTCAGTTACTACAACTCATCGCTACAAATGCTTCAAGAAGCAGCTGTAAGAGCTCTCAGAGAGGTTTATGATGACGATACAGTCAGTGAATGGATTGAGCTAAACATATATCCATATgtgaagaaaatgaatgaaatttggaAACATGGCTTGAAGTTGAAGAAATATCAAACATGGCCTCGTAGACCATTAGCAAGACTTATAAGTTTACCTGCCAAATCAAATGTTGATTTGGGTTTTGTGACTTCCTGA